In Euphorbia lathyris chromosome 10, ddEupLath1.1, whole genome shotgun sequence, a single genomic region encodes these proteins:
- the LOC136208784 gene encoding uncharacterized protein isoform X1: protein MEETWRTRLAQGMKEKLRCAGIRKRKSNAVVNNGETSSIHNGIIDVNDGGAGDMTMQIEGNPVDAAGDRLGGPPLDDCCPICFGVFTVACRANCNHWFCGSCILQYWNYSAASKPCKCPMCTSSITKLTPETSLYTRQEEEVTKVLENVHRYNRLFVGGALGLVQKVRESPLFIKRIFHQMMDPDRPDSYLHEMRLCAMMLSVLYAATPFNFIPTGGLGIVRLFDYAAIALVLVLRLVGIYRRRRLTQRVRDLAAAQPLLDG from the exons ATGGAAGAAACATGGAGAACGCGTCTGGCTCAGGGAATGAAGGAAAAATTGAGATGCGCCGGCATCAGGAAGCGTAAATCGAATGCCGTCGTTAACAACGGAGAAACTTCATCGATTCACAACGGTATTATTGATGTAAATGACGGAGGAGCTGGAGATATGACGATGCAGATCGAGGGAAACCCCGTCGATGCTGCCGGTGACCGTCTAGGTGGCCCTCCACTTGATGATTGCTGCCCCATCTGCTTTGGTGTTTTCACTGTTGCTTGTAGAGCCAATTGCAACCATTGGTTTTGCG GCAGTTGCATTCTGCAATATTGGAattattctgcagcatctaagcCCTGCAAGTGTCCAATGTGCACTTCTAGCATCACCAAGTTGACACCGGAGACGTCATTATATACCCGGCAAGAGGAAGAAGTTACCAAAGTTTTGGAAAATGTTCACAGGTACAACCGTCTCTTTGTTGGAGGTGCACTTGGTCTTGTTCAG AAAGTGCGTGAGTCACCATTATTCATCAAGAGGATCTTTCACCAAATGATGGATCCAGATAGACCCGATTCCTACCTTCATGAAATGCGCCTTTGTGCG ATGATGCTTAGTGTCTTGTATGCTGCCACTCCTTTTAACTTCATTCCTACTG GAGGTCTGGGAATAGTTAGACTGTTTGATTATGCTGCTATTGCTCTTGTTCTTGTCCTGCGTTTGGTTGGCATATATAGGAGACGGCGACTCACCCAACGGGTTAGGGATTTGGCTGCTGCTCAGCCTTTATTAGATGGTTGA
- the LOC136208784 gene encoding uncharacterized protein isoform X3, with translation MEETWRTRLAQGMKEKLRCAGIRKRKSNAVVNNGETSSIHNGIIDVNDGGAGDMTMQIEGNPVDAAGDRLGGPPLDDCCPICFGVFTVACRANCNHWFCGSCILQYWNYSAASKPCKCPMCTSSITKLTPETSLYTRQEEEVTKVLENVHRYNRLFVGGALGLVQKVRESPLFIKRIFHQMMDPDRPDSYLHEMRLCAMMLSVLYAATPFNFIPTDLLAADTQEVWE, from the exons ATGGAAGAAACATGGAGAACGCGTCTGGCTCAGGGAATGAAGGAAAAATTGAGATGCGCCGGCATCAGGAAGCGTAAATCGAATGCCGTCGTTAACAACGGAGAAACTTCATCGATTCACAACGGTATTATTGATGTAAATGACGGAGGAGCTGGAGATATGACGATGCAGATCGAGGGAAACCCCGTCGATGCTGCCGGTGACCGTCTAGGTGGCCCTCCACTTGATGATTGCTGCCCCATCTGCTTTGGTGTTTTCACTGTTGCTTGTAGAGCCAATTGCAACCATTGGTTTTGCG GCAGTTGCATTCTGCAATATTGGAattattctgcagcatctaagcCCTGCAAGTGTCCAATGTGCACTTCTAGCATCACCAAGTTGACACCGGAGACGTCATTATATACCCGGCAAGAGGAAGAAGTTACCAAAGTTTTGGAAAATGTTCACAGGTACAACCGTCTCTTTGTTGGAGGTGCACTTGGTCTTGTTCAG AAAGTGCGTGAGTCACCATTATTCATCAAGAGGATCTTTCACCAAATGATGGATCCAGATAGACCCGATTCCTACCTTCATGAAATGCGCCTTTGTGCG ATGATGCTTAGTGTCTTGTATGCTGCCACTCCTTTTAACTTCATTCCTACTG ATTTGCTGGCTGCTGATACACAGGAGGTCTGGGAATAG
- the LOC136208784 gene encoding uncharacterized protein isoform X2, with product MEETWRTRLAQGMKEKLRCAGIRKRKSNAVVNNGETSSIHNGIIDVNDGGAGDMTMQIEGNPVDAAGDRLGGPPLDDCCPICFGVFTVACRANCNHWFCGSCILQYWNYSAASKPCKCPMCTSSITKLTPETSLYTRQEEEVTKVLENVHRYNRLFVGGALGLVQKVRESPLFIKRIFHQMMDPDRPDSYLHEMRLCAMMLSVLYAATPFNFIPTEGQSTQKKRTQQRKHLILRFEL from the exons ATGGAAGAAACATGGAGAACGCGTCTGGCTCAGGGAATGAAGGAAAAATTGAGATGCGCCGGCATCAGGAAGCGTAAATCGAATGCCGTCGTTAACAACGGAGAAACTTCATCGATTCACAACGGTATTATTGATGTAAATGACGGAGGAGCTGGAGATATGACGATGCAGATCGAGGGAAACCCCGTCGATGCTGCCGGTGACCGTCTAGGTGGCCCTCCACTTGATGATTGCTGCCCCATCTGCTTTGGTGTTTTCACTGTTGCTTGTAGAGCCAATTGCAACCATTGGTTTTGCG GCAGTTGCATTCTGCAATATTGGAattattctgcagcatctaagcCCTGCAAGTGTCCAATGTGCACTTCTAGCATCACCAAGTTGACACCGGAGACGTCATTATATACCCGGCAAGAGGAAGAAGTTACCAAAGTTTTGGAAAATGTTCACAGGTACAACCGTCTCTTTGTTGGAGGTGCACTTGGTCTTGTTCAG AAAGTGCGTGAGTCACCATTATTCATCAAGAGGATCTTTCACCAAATGATGGATCCAGATAGACCCGATTCCTACCTTCATGAAATGCGCCTTTGTGCG ATGATGCTTAGTGTCTTGTATGCTGCCACTCCTTTTAACTTCATTCCTACTG AAGGACAAAGTACCCAAAAGAAAAGAACCCAACAAAGAAAGCACTTGATATTGCGTTTTGAATTATAG